A single region of the Xiphias gladius isolate SHS-SW01 ecotype Sanya breed wild chromosome 17, ASM1685928v1, whole genome shotgun sequence genome encodes:
- the aifm1 gene encoding apoptosis-inducing factor 1, mitochondrial isoform X4, with the protein MLKCRAVWKKLTPLARASSTVCRQNVRRAVLNNGRPMRVPAAHMSIGPAGGGGEKQLYILLVGAACLGGGVYAYQTLKGDQKRYEERMAEISSRPHKAAAQKTAVPTESEPPAAEATETEAVPEPEPQAAASPEEPSPPAPDTEAAAPVETTEPLPADEPVVEAPPEDVAEPPAAPVVEEALDSTPATPTVPSHAPYLLIGGGTASFAAARSIRARDPGARVLIVTDELDLPYMRPPLSKELWFSDDPTVTETLRFKQWNGKERSIYFQPPSFYIHPEELDSAENGGVAVLPGKKVIHMDVRGNKVKLDDDTEISYDKCLIATGGVPRNLQAIERAGEEVMSRTTLFRKIDDFKSLEKVSRNIKSITIIGGGFLGSELACALGRRTTESGLEVIQMFPEKGNMGKVLPEYLSNWTTEKVKREGVKVISEALVKSVTCKDDKLEIQLKDGRLVETDHIVAAVGLEPNVDLAKSAGLEVDSDFGGFRVNAELQARSNIWVAGDAACFYDIRLGRRRVEHHDHAVVSGRLAGENMTGASKPYWHQSMFWSDLGPDVGYEAIGIVDSSLPTVGVFAKATAKDTPKAATEKSGTGIRSESETEDTAISPVAASTPAPTDGQHKDNYGKGVIFYLRDKVVVGIILWNVFNRMPIARKIIKDGEEHADLNEVAKLFNIHED; encoded by the exons ATGCTGAAATGTCGAGCTGTGTGGAAAAAGCTTACGCCTCTAGCTAGAGCCTCATCAACTGTGTGCCGGCAGAATGTGAGGAGAGCAG ttttgaacAATGGCAGACCAATGCGTGTACCAGCAGCTCACATGTCCATCGGGCCTGCAGGGGGAGGTGGGGAAAAACAGCTATACATCCTCCTAGTTGGAGCAGCCTGCCTCGGGGGGGGGGTATAT gcGTACCAAACTTTAAAGGGAGACCAAAAGAGATACGAAGAACGTATGGCAGAAATTTCATCCAGACCACATAAAGCAGCCGCACAAAAAACAGCCGTACCCACCGAGTCAGAGCCTCCAG cTGCAGAAGCCACTGAGACAGAGG CCGTCCCTGAACCAGAACCTCAAGCAGCAGCTTCACCAGAGGAGCCGAGCCCTCCGGCCCCTGACACTGAAGCTGCAGCCCCCGTTGAAACAACTGAACCACTCCCAG CAGATGAGCCTGTGGTAGAAGCACCCCCAGAGGACGTAGCAGAGCCACCTGCTGCACCTGTAGTTGAGGAGG CATTGGACTCCACACCTGCCACTCCCACGGTCCCCTCACATGCCCCCTACCTCCTCATTGGTGGCGGTACCGCCTCTTTCGCTGCTGCCCGGTCAATTCGAGCCAGAGACCCTGGTGCTAGG GTATTAATTGTGACTGATGAGCTAGATCTTCCATACATGAGGCCACCTCTTTCGAAGGAACTGTGGTTCTCTGATGACCCCACTGTGACAGAAACACTGCGTTTCAAACAGTGGaatggaaaggaaagaag TATCTACTTCCAGCCGCCGTCATTTTACATTCATCCAGAAGAATTGGATAGTGCAGAAAATGGGGGAGTTGCTGTTCTCCCTGGCAAAAAG GTGATTCACATGGATGTGAGAGGAAACAAAGTAAAACTGGATGATGACACTGAGATTTCATACGACAAGTGTTTGATTGCTACAG GCGGCGTGCCAAGAAACCTACAGGCcattgaaagagcaggagaggaggtgaTGAGTAGGACAACTTTGTTCCGCAAG ATTGATGACTTCAAATCATTGGAGAAGGTCTCCAGAAACATCAAATCCATCACAATCATTGGAGGCGGCTTCCTGGGCAGCGAGCTGGCCTGTGCCCTGGGCAGAAGAA CAACTGAGTCTGGTCTGGAGGTGATACAGATGTTCCCTGAGAAGGGAAACATGGGAAAAGTGCTGCCTGAGTATCTGAGCAACTGGACAACAGAAAAAGTCAAGAGAG AGGGTGTAAAAGTGATCTCAGAAGCTTTAGTGAAATCTGTGACCTGCAAAGATGATAAATTAGAGATCCAACTGAAGGATGGCCGATTG GTGGAAACTGATCACATTGTTGCAGCTGTTGGCTTGGAGCCCAATGTTGACCTTGCTAAGTCAGCAGGTCTGGAGGTGGACTCTGACTTTGGTGGCTTTCGGGTCAATGCAGAGCTGCAAGCGAGGTCCAATATTTGGGTG GCAGGAGATGCTGCATGTTTCTACGACATCAGACTGGGCCGCAGACGAGTGGAGCACCACGATCATGCTGTTGTGAGTGGTAGACTAGCCGGAGAGAACATGACAGGAGCCAGCAAACCCTACTGGCATCAGTCTATGTTCTG GAGTGACCTGGGACCTGATGTAGGCTATGAAGCCATTGGGATTGTTGACAGCAGCCTGCCCACAGTAGGAGTGTTTGCCAAAGCCACTGCCAAGGACACGCCTAAAGCTGCTACAGAGAAATCAG GAACTGGGATCCGCTCAGAAAGTGAAACAGAGGACACAGCCATTAGCCCAGTGGCCGCTTCAACACCCGCTCCCACTGACGGGCAGCACAAAGACAACTATGGCAAAGGAGTCATCTTCTACCTGCGAGACAAAGTGGTGGTGGGCATTATCCTGTGGAATGTGTTCAATAGAATGCCCATCGCAAGGAAG ATTATCAAGGATGGAGAGGAACATGCAGACCTGAACGAAGTGGCCAAGCTATTCAACATCCATGAGGATTAA
- the aifm1 gene encoding apoptosis-inducing factor 1, mitochondrial isoform X2, giving the protein MLKCRAVWKKLTPLARASSTVCRQNVRRAVLNNGRPMRVPAAHMSIGPAGGGGEKQLYILLVGAACLGGGVYAYQTLKGDQKRYEERMAEISSRPHKAAAQKTAVPTESEPPAAEATETEAVPEPEPQAAASPEEPSPPAPDTEAAAPVETTEPLPADEPVVEAPPEDVAEPPAAPVVEEEPATAAASAETPAAEPAELQPELVTESALDSTPATPTVPSHAPYLLIGGGTASFAAARSIRARDPGARVLIVTDELDLPYMRPPLSKELWFSDDPTVTETLRFKQWNGKERSIYFQPPSFYIHPEELDSAENGGVAVLPGKKVIHMDVRGNKVKLDDDTEISYDKCLIATGGVPRNLQAIERAGEEVMSRTTLFRKIDDFKSLEKVSRNIKSITIIGGGFLGSELACALGRRTTESGLEVIQMFPEKGNMGKVLPEYLSNWTTEKVKREGVKVISEALVKSVTCKDDKLEIQLKDGRLVETDHIVAAVGLEPNVDLAKSAGLEVDSDFGGFRVNAELQARSNIWVAGDAACFYDIRLGRRRVEHHDHAVVSGRLAGENMTGASKPYWHQSMFWSDLGPDVGYEAIGIVDSSLPTVGVFAKATAKDTPKAATEKSGTGIRSESETEDTAISPVAASTPAPTDGQHKDNYGKGVIFYLRDKVVVGIILWNVFNRMPIARKIIKDGEEHADLNEVAKLFNIHED; this is encoded by the exons ATGCTGAAATGTCGAGCTGTGTGGAAAAAGCTTACGCCTCTAGCTAGAGCCTCATCAACTGTGTGCCGGCAGAATGTGAGGAGAGCAG ttttgaacAATGGCAGACCAATGCGTGTACCAGCAGCTCACATGTCCATCGGGCCTGCAGGGGGAGGTGGGGAAAAACAGCTATACATCCTCCTAGTTGGAGCAGCCTGCCTCGGGGGGGGGGTATAT gcGTACCAAACTTTAAAGGGAGACCAAAAGAGATACGAAGAACGTATGGCAGAAATTTCATCCAGACCACATAAAGCAGCCGCACAAAAAACAGCCGTACCCACCGAGTCAGAGCCTCCAG cTGCAGAAGCCACTGAGACAGAGG CCGTCCCTGAACCAGAACCTCAAGCAGCAGCTTCACCAGAGGAGCCGAGCCCTCCGGCCCCTGACACTGAAGCTGCAGCCCCCGTTGAAACAACTGAACCACTCCCAG CAGATGAGCCTGTGGTAGAAGCACCCCCAGAGGACGTAGCAGAGCCACCTGCTGCACCTGTAGTTGAGGAGG AacctgcaacagcagcagcatcagcagaaACCCCTGCAGCAGAGCCAGCCGAGCTTCAGCCTGAACTTGTGACAGAGAGTG CATTGGACTCCACACCTGCCACTCCCACGGTCCCCTCACATGCCCCCTACCTCCTCATTGGTGGCGGTACCGCCTCTTTCGCTGCTGCCCGGTCAATTCGAGCCAGAGACCCTGGTGCTAGG GTATTAATTGTGACTGATGAGCTAGATCTTCCATACATGAGGCCACCTCTTTCGAAGGAACTGTGGTTCTCTGATGACCCCACTGTGACAGAAACACTGCGTTTCAAACAGTGGaatggaaaggaaagaag TATCTACTTCCAGCCGCCGTCATTTTACATTCATCCAGAAGAATTGGATAGTGCAGAAAATGGGGGAGTTGCTGTTCTCCCTGGCAAAAAG GTGATTCACATGGATGTGAGAGGAAACAAAGTAAAACTGGATGATGACACTGAGATTTCATACGACAAGTGTTTGATTGCTACAG GCGGCGTGCCAAGAAACCTACAGGCcattgaaagagcaggagaggaggtgaTGAGTAGGACAACTTTGTTCCGCAAG ATTGATGACTTCAAATCATTGGAGAAGGTCTCCAGAAACATCAAATCCATCACAATCATTGGAGGCGGCTTCCTGGGCAGCGAGCTGGCCTGTGCCCTGGGCAGAAGAA CAACTGAGTCTGGTCTGGAGGTGATACAGATGTTCCCTGAGAAGGGAAACATGGGAAAAGTGCTGCCTGAGTATCTGAGCAACTGGACAACAGAAAAAGTCAAGAGAG AGGGTGTAAAAGTGATCTCAGAAGCTTTAGTGAAATCTGTGACCTGCAAAGATGATAAATTAGAGATCCAACTGAAGGATGGCCGATTG GTGGAAACTGATCACATTGTTGCAGCTGTTGGCTTGGAGCCCAATGTTGACCTTGCTAAGTCAGCAGGTCTGGAGGTGGACTCTGACTTTGGTGGCTTTCGGGTCAATGCAGAGCTGCAAGCGAGGTCCAATATTTGGGTG GCAGGAGATGCTGCATGTTTCTACGACATCAGACTGGGCCGCAGACGAGTGGAGCACCACGATCATGCTGTTGTGAGTGGTAGACTAGCCGGAGAGAACATGACAGGAGCCAGCAAACCCTACTGGCATCAGTCTATGTTCTG GAGTGACCTGGGACCTGATGTAGGCTATGAAGCCATTGGGATTGTTGACAGCAGCCTGCCCACAGTAGGAGTGTTTGCCAAAGCCACTGCCAAGGACACGCCTAAAGCTGCTACAGAGAAATCAG GAACTGGGATCCGCTCAGAAAGTGAAACAGAGGACACAGCCATTAGCCCAGTGGCCGCTTCAACACCCGCTCCCACTGACGGGCAGCACAAAGACAACTATGGCAAAGGAGTCATCTTCTACCTGCGAGACAAAGTGGTGGTGGGCATTATCCTGTGGAATGTGTTCAATAGAATGCCCATCGCAAGGAAG ATTATCAAGGATGGAGAGGAACATGCAGACCTGAACGAAGTGGCCAAGCTATTCAACATCCATGAGGATTAA
- the aifm1 gene encoding apoptosis-inducing factor 1, mitochondrial isoform X3, which translates to MLKCRAVWKKLTPLARASSTVCRQNVRRAVLNNGRPMRVPAAHMSIGPAGGGGEKQLYILLVGAACLGGGVYAYQTLKGDQKRYEERMAEISSRPHKAAAQKTAVPTESEPPAAEATETEAVPEPEPQAAASPEEPSPPAPDTEAAAPVETTEPLPEPATAAASAETPAAEPAELQPELVTESALDSTPATPTVPSHAPYLLIGGGTASFAAARSIRARDPGARVLIVTDELDLPYMRPPLSKELWFSDDPTVTETLRFKQWNGKERSIYFQPPSFYIHPEELDSAENGGVAVLPGKKVIHMDVRGNKVKLDDDTEISYDKCLIATGGVPRNLQAIERAGEEVMSRTTLFRKIDDFKSLEKVSRNIKSITIIGGGFLGSELACALGRRTTESGLEVIQMFPEKGNMGKVLPEYLSNWTTEKVKREGVKVISEALVKSVTCKDDKLEIQLKDGRLVETDHIVAAVGLEPNVDLAKSAGLEVDSDFGGFRVNAELQARSNIWVAGDAACFYDIRLGRRRVEHHDHAVVSGRLAGENMTGASKPYWHQSMFWSDLGPDVGYEAIGIVDSSLPTVGVFAKATAKDTPKAATEKSGTGIRSESETEDTAISPVAASTPAPTDGQHKDNYGKGVIFYLRDKVVVGIILWNVFNRMPIARKIIKDGEEHADLNEVAKLFNIHED; encoded by the exons ATGCTGAAATGTCGAGCTGTGTGGAAAAAGCTTACGCCTCTAGCTAGAGCCTCATCAACTGTGTGCCGGCAGAATGTGAGGAGAGCAG ttttgaacAATGGCAGACCAATGCGTGTACCAGCAGCTCACATGTCCATCGGGCCTGCAGGGGGAGGTGGGGAAAAACAGCTATACATCCTCCTAGTTGGAGCAGCCTGCCTCGGGGGGGGGGTATAT gcGTACCAAACTTTAAAGGGAGACCAAAAGAGATACGAAGAACGTATGGCAGAAATTTCATCCAGACCACATAAAGCAGCCGCACAAAAAACAGCCGTACCCACCGAGTCAGAGCCTCCAG cTGCAGAAGCCACTGAGACAGAGG CCGTCCCTGAACCAGAACCTCAAGCAGCAGCTTCACCAGAGGAGCCGAGCCCTCCGGCCCCTGACACTGAAGCTGCAGCCCCCGTTGAAACAACTGAACCACTCCCAG AacctgcaacagcagcagcatcagcagaaACCCCTGCAGCAGAGCCAGCCGAGCTTCAGCCTGAACTTGTGACAGAGAGTG CATTGGACTCCACACCTGCCACTCCCACGGTCCCCTCACATGCCCCCTACCTCCTCATTGGTGGCGGTACCGCCTCTTTCGCTGCTGCCCGGTCAATTCGAGCCAGAGACCCTGGTGCTAGG GTATTAATTGTGACTGATGAGCTAGATCTTCCATACATGAGGCCACCTCTTTCGAAGGAACTGTGGTTCTCTGATGACCCCACTGTGACAGAAACACTGCGTTTCAAACAGTGGaatggaaaggaaagaag TATCTACTTCCAGCCGCCGTCATTTTACATTCATCCAGAAGAATTGGATAGTGCAGAAAATGGGGGAGTTGCTGTTCTCCCTGGCAAAAAG GTGATTCACATGGATGTGAGAGGAAACAAAGTAAAACTGGATGATGACACTGAGATTTCATACGACAAGTGTTTGATTGCTACAG GCGGCGTGCCAAGAAACCTACAGGCcattgaaagagcaggagaggaggtgaTGAGTAGGACAACTTTGTTCCGCAAG ATTGATGACTTCAAATCATTGGAGAAGGTCTCCAGAAACATCAAATCCATCACAATCATTGGAGGCGGCTTCCTGGGCAGCGAGCTGGCCTGTGCCCTGGGCAGAAGAA CAACTGAGTCTGGTCTGGAGGTGATACAGATGTTCCCTGAGAAGGGAAACATGGGAAAAGTGCTGCCTGAGTATCTGAGCAACTGGACAACAGAAAAAGTCAAGAGAG AGGGTGTAAAAGTGATCTCAGAAGCTTTAGTGAAATCTGTGACCTGCAAAGATGATAAATTAGAGATCCAACTGAAGGATGGCCGATTG GTGGAAACTGATCACATTGTTGCAGCTGTTGGCTTGGAGCCCAATGTTGACCTTGCTAAGTCAGCAGGTCTGGAGGTGGACTCTGACTTTGGTGGCTTTCGGGTCAATGCAGAGCTGCAAGCGAGGTCCAATATTTGGGTG GCAGGAGATGCTGCATGTTTCTACGACATCAGACTGGGCCGCAGACGAGTGGAGCACCACGATCATGCTGTTGTGAGTGGTAGACTAGCCGGAGAGAACATGACAGGAGCCAGCAAACCCTACTGGCATCAGTCTATGTTCTG GAGTGACCTGGGACCTGATGTAGGCTATGAAGCCATTGGGATTGTTGACAGCAGCCTGCCCACAGTAGGAGTGTTTGCCAAAGCCACTGCCAAGGACACGCCTAAAGCTGCTACAGAGAAATCAG GAACTGGGATCCGCTCAGAAAGTGAAACAGAGGACACAGCCATTAGCCCAGTGGCCGCTTCAACACCCGCTCCCACTGACGGGCAGCACAAAGACAACTATGGCAAAGGAGTCATCTTCTACCTGCGAGACAAAGTGGTGGTGGGCATTATCCTGTGGAATGTGTTCAATAGAATGCCCATCGCAAGGAAG ATTATCAAGGATGGAGAGGAACATGCAGACCTGAACGAAGTGGCCAAGCTATTCAACATCCATGAGGATTAA
- the aifm1 gene encoding apoptosis-inducing factor 1, mitochondrial isoform X5 → MLKCRAVWKKLTPLARASSTVCRQNVRRAVLNNGRPMRVPAAHMSIGPAGGGGEKQLYILLVGAACLGGGVYAYQTLKGDQKRYEERMAEISSRPHKAAAQKTAVPTESEPPAAEATETEAVPEPEPQAAASPEEPSPPAPDTEAAAPVETTEPLPALDSTPATPTVPSHAPYLLIGGGTASFAAARSIRARDPGARVLIVTDELDLPYMRPPLSKELWFSDDPTVTETLRFKQWNGKERSIYFQPPSFYIHPEELDSAENGGVAVLPGKKVIHMDVRGNKVKLDDDTEISYDKCLIATGGVPRNLQAIERAGEEVMSRTTLFRKIDDFKSLEKVSRNIKSITIIGGGFLGSELACALGRRTTESGLEVIQMFPEKGNMGKVLPEYLSNWTTEKVKREGVKVISEALVKSVTCKDDKLEIQLKDGRLVETDHIVAAVGLEPNVDLAKSAGLEVDSDFGGFRVNAELQARSNIWVAGDAACFYDIRLGRRRVEHHDHAVVSGRLAGENMTGASKPYWHQSMFWSDLGPDVGYEAIGIVDSSLPTVGVFAKATAKDTPKAATEKSGTGIRSESETEDTAISPVAASTPAPTDGQHKDNYGKGVIFYLRDKVVVGIILWNVFNRMPIARKIIKDGEEHADLNEVAKLFNIHED, encoded by the exons ATGCTGAAATGTCGAGCTGTGTGGAAAAAGCTTACGCCTCTAGCTAGAGCCTCATCAACTGTGTGCCGGCAGAATGTGAGGAGAGCAG ttttgaacAATGGCAGACCAATGCGTGTACCAGCAGCTCACATGTCCATCGGGCCTGCAGGGGGAGGTGGGGAAAAACAGCTATACATCCTCCTAGTTGGAGCAGCCTGCCTCGGGGGGGGGGTATAT gcGTACCAAACTTTAAAGGGAGACCAAAAGAGATACGAAGAACGTATGGCAGAAATTTCATCCAGACCACATAAAGCAGCCGCACAAAAAACAGCCGTACCCACCGAGTCAGAGCCTCCAG cTGCAGAAGCCACTGAGACAGAGG CCGTCCCTGAACCAGAACCTCAAGCAGCAGCTTCACCAGAGGAGCCGAGCCCTCCGGCCCCTGACACTGAAGCTGCAGCCCCCGTTGAAACAACTGAACCACTCCCAG CATTGGACTCCACACCTGCCACTCCCACGGTCCCCTCACATGCCCCCTACCTCCTCATTGGTGGCGGTACCGCCTCTTTCGCTGCTGCCCGGTCAATTCGAGCCAGAGACCCTGGTGCTAGG GTATTAATTGTGACTGATGAGCTAGATCTTCCATACATGAGGCCACCTCTTTCGAAGGAACTGTGGTTCTCTGATGACCCCACTGTGACAGAAACACTGCGTTTCAAACAGTGGaatggaaaggaaagaag TATCTACTTCCAGCCGCCGTCATTTTACATTCATCCAGAAGAATTGGATAGTGCAGAAAATGGGGGAGTTGCTGTTCTCCCTGGCAAAAAG GTGATTCACATGGATGTGAGAGGAAACAAAGTAAAACTGGATGATGACACTGAGATTTCATACGACAAGTGTTTGATTGCTACAG GCGGCGTGCCAAGAAACCTACAGGCcattgaaagagcaggagaggaggtgaTGAGTAGGACAACTTTGTTCCGCAAG ATTGATGACTTCAAATCATTGGAGAAGGTCTCCAGAAACATCAAATCCATCACAATCATTGGAGGCGGCTTCCTGGGCAGCGAGCTGGCCTGTGCCCTGGGCAGAAGAA CAACTGAGTCTGGTCTGGAGGTGATACAGATGTTCCCTGAGAAGGGAAACATGGGAAAAGTGCTGCCTGAGTATCTGAGCAACTGGACAACAGAAAAAGTCAAGAGAG AGGGTGTAAAAGTGATCTCAGAAGCTTTAGTGAAATCTGTGACCTGCAAAGATGATAAATTAGAGATCCAACTGAAGGATGGCCGATTG GTGGAAACTGATCACATTGTTGCAGCTGTTGGCTTGGAGCCCAATGTTGACCTTGCTAAGTCAGCAGGTCTGGAGGTGGACTCTGACTTTGGTGGCTTTCGGGTCAATGCAGAGCTGCAAGCGAGGTCCAATATTTGGGTG GCAGGAGATGCTGCATGTTTCTACGACATCAGACTGGGCCGCAGACGAGTGGAGCACCACGATCATGCTGTTGTGAGTGGTAGACTAGCCGGAGAGAACATGACAGGAGCCAGCAAACCCTACTGGCATCAGTCTATGTTCTG GAGTGACCTGGGACCTGATGTAGGCTATGAAGCCATTGGGATTGTTGACAGCAGCCTGCCCACAGTAGGAGTGTTTGCCAAAGCCACTGCCAAGGACACGCCTAAAGCTGCTACAGAGAAATCAG GAACTGGGATCCGCTCAGAAAGTGAAACAGAGGACACAGCCATTAGCCCAGTGGCCGCTTCAACACCCGCTCCCACTGACGGGCAGCACAAAGACAACTATGGCAAAGGAGTCATCTTCTACCTGCGAGACAAAGTGGTGGTGGGCATTATCCTGTGGAATGTGTTCAATAGAATGCCCATCGCAAGGAAG ATTATCAAGGATGGAGAGGAACATGCAGACCTGAACGAAGTGGCCAAGCTATTCAACATCCATGAGGATTAA
- the aifm1 gene encoding apoptosis-inducing factor 1, mitochondrial isoform X1: MLKCRAVWKKLTPLARASSTVCRQNVRRAVLNNGRPMRVPAAHMSIGPAGGGGEKQLYILLVGAACLGGGVYAYQTLKGDQKRYEERMAEISSRPHKAAAQKTAVPTESEPPAAEATETEAVPEPEPQAAASPEEPSPPAPDTEAAAPVETTEPLPADEPVVEAPPEDVAEPPAAPVVEEEPAPPSEPSAVELTEPPPAPVVESEPATAAASAETPAAEPAELQPELVTESALDSTPATPTVPSHAPYLLIGGGTASFAAARSIRARDPGARVLIVTDELDLPYMRPPLSKELWFSDDPTVTETLRFKQWNGKERSIYFQPPSFYIHPEELDSAENGGVAVLPGKKVIHMDVRGNKVKLDDDTEISYDKCLIATGGVPRNLQAIERAGEEVMSRTTLFRKIDDFKSLEKVSRNIKSITIIGGGFLGSELACALGRRTTESGLEVIQMFPEKGNMGKVLPEYLSNWTTEKVKREGVKVISEALVKSVTCKDDKLEIQLKDGRLVETDHIVAAVGLEPNVDLAKSAGLEVDSDFGGFRVNAELQARSNIWVAGDAACFYDIRLGRRRVEHHDHAVVSGRLAGENMTGASKPYWHQSMFWSDLGPDVGYEAIGIVDSSLPTVGVFAKATAKDTPKAATEKSGTGIRSESETEDTAISPVAASTPAPTDGQHKDNYGKGVIFYLRDKVVVGIILWNVFNRMPIARKIIKDGEEHADLNEVAKLFNIHED, translated from the exons ATGCTGAAATGTCGAGCTGTGTGGAAAAAGCTTACGCCTCTAGCTAGAGCCTCATCAACTGTGTGCCGGCAGAATGTGAGGAGAGCAG ttttgaacAATGGCAGACCAATGCGTGTACCAGCAGCTCACATGTCCATCGGGCCTGCAGGGGGAGGTGGGGAAAAACAGCTATACATCCTCCTAGTTGGAGCAGCCTGCCTCGGGGGGGGGGTATAT gcGTACCAAACTTTAAAGGGAGACCAAAAGAGATACGAAGAACGTATGGCAGAAATTTCATCCAGACCACATAAAGCAGCCGCACAAAAAACAGCCGTACCCACCGAGTCAGAGCCTCCAG cTGCAGAAGCCACTGAGACAGAGG CCGTCCCTGAACCAGAACCTCAAGCAGCAGCTTCACCAGAGGAGCCGAGCCCTCCGGCCCCTGACACTGAAGCTGCAGCCCCCGTTGAAACAACTGAACCACTCCCAG CAGATGAGCCTGTGGTAGAAGCACCCCCAGAGGACGTAGCAGAGCCACCTGCTGCACCTGTAGTTGAGGAGG AACCAGCACCCCCATCTGAGCCCTCCGCAGTTGAGCTTACAGAGCCACCCCCTGCACCTGTTGTGGAGAGTG AacctgcaacagcagcagcatcagcagaaACCCCTGCAGCAGAGCCAGCCGAGCTTCAGCCTGAACTTGTGACAGAGAGTG CATTGGACTCCACACCTGCCACTCCCACGGTCCCCTCACATGCCCCCTACCTCCTCATTGGTGGCGGTACCGCCTCTTTCGCTGCTGCCCGGTCAATTCGAGCCAGAGACCCTGGTGCTAGG GTATTAATTGTGACTGATGAGCTAGATCTTCCATACATGAGGCCACCTCTTTCGAAGGAACTGTGGTTCTCTGATGACCCCACTGTGACAGAAACACTGCGTTTCAAACAGTGGaatggaaaggaaagaag TATCTACTTCCAGCCGCCGTCATTTTACATTCATCCAGAAGAATTGGATAGTGCAGAAAATGGGGGAGTTGCTGTTCTCCCTGGCAAAAAG GTGATTCACATGGATGTGAGAGGAAACAAAGTAAAACTGGATGATGACACTGAGATTTCATACGACAAGTGTTTGATTGCTACAG GCGGCGTGCCAAGAAACCTACAGGCcattgaaagagcaggagaggaggtgaTGAGTAGGACAACTTTGTTCCGCAAG ATTGATGACTTCAAATCATTGGAGAAGGTCTCCAGAAACATCAAATCCATCACAATCATTGGAGGCGGCTTCCTGGGCAGCGAGCTGGCCTGTGCCCTGGGCAGAAGAA CAACTGAGTCTGGTCTGGAGGTGATACAGATGTTCCCTGAGAAGGGAAACATGGGAAAAGTGCTGCCTGAGTATCTGAGCAACTGGACAACAGAAAAAGTCAAGAGAG AGGGTGTAAAAGTGATCTCAGAAGCTTTAGTGAAATCTGTGACCTGCAAAGATGATAAATTAGAGATCCAACTGAAGGATGGCCGATTG GTGGAAACTGATCACATTGTTGCAGCTGTTGGCTTGGAGCCCAATGTTGACCTTGCTAAGTCAGCAGGTCTGGAGGTGGACTCTGACTTTGGTGGCTTTCGGGTCAATGCAGAGCTGCAAGCGAGGTCCAATATTTGGGTG GCAGGAGATGCTGCATGTTTCTACGACATCAGACTGGGCCGCAGACGAGTGGAGCACCACGATCATGCTGTTGTGAGTGGTAGACTAGCCGGAGAGAACATGACAGGAGCCAGCAAACCCTACTGGCATCAGTCTATGTTCTG GAGTGACCTGGGACCTGATGTAGGCTATGAAGCCATTGGGATTGTTGACAGCAGCCTGCCCACAGTAGGAGTGTTTGCCAAAGCCACTGCCAAGGACACGCCTAAAGCTGCTACAGAGAAATCAG GAACTGGGATCCGCTCAGAAAGTGAAACAGAGGACACAGCCATTAGCCCAGTGGCCGCTTCAACACCCGCTCCCACTGACGGGCAGCACAAAGACAACTATGGCAAAGGAGTCATCTTCTACCTGCGAGACAAAGTGGTGGTGGGCATTATCCTGTGGAATGTGTTCAATAGAATGCCCATCGCAAGGAAG ATTATCAAGGATGGAGAGGAACATGCAGACCTGAACGAAGTGGCCAAGCTATTCAACATCCATGAGGATTAA